GAAATCATTGGGGGAATTTTGATACGATGTACACGACGGGCAATGCCTTCAAAACCAATCGCATCTTTGACATCTACACGATCCGTGCGCACCATTTGGATAGCTCGCAAACTCTCCCATCCAGTAAAACCACCAACGCTCAACAAAATGACGATATAGATATATCCAATAATGCTATCAATATTCCCAGAGAATTCCAATACTTCAATGATTTGAGCGCCACACTCAACCCCCAGAACCGTCCCGGCAATCATTAGAATGCCTAACTTAACATCCACATGGCCTAACGAACGATGGCGTCTGGTAGCACTCATGGCTTTACCAGTCATATAAGCCAGATCAGTGCCGACCACGAAATTCATCGGCACCCCCAGCCAAAACATCACTGGCCCGGTAAGAAAACCACCACCAACACCAAAGAAGCCTCCCAGAGTACCAACCACAAAACCTAAACCTATCAGGAATATAGGATTTACAGTAACGCCTGCAATAGGAAATTCCATTCGTGTATCTGATTACTCCACGCGTTCAAAACGTAAGTGACGTAAAAGGAATTTAATTATAGTATCCAGAAAAATGCTCTGTAAAATCACAAAAACTAAGCTCAGTACCGCGTAAAGAACCAAATTGCTGTGGAAAAGTTGGTTGAGCCAATCTCCAAGATGTTGTAACACTACAAAATAATATATCCAAACAGATATACCGTAAATTACTGTCTGGAGGAGGAACGTTTGAAGTAATTTTTTCATTTGTTCACGACAAGCAAATCACCCAATAAAGCTCGATTCACACGAATAACCGCGTGACTGATTTCGGGGAATTGAATCTCGATGGTTTCCCAAACCTGATCGCGCATACGCTGACTGTCGCATTTATCCTTCGGACGTGCCAAATCGCCTCTCAACCAAACTTCAGCTTCAATATCTCCAGGCACAAAATCCACATCCGTAGCGCGCAGCGATGACGCATACATCGGATTATAAAGGCCGTTATAATACTGATTGTGATTCGAGAAAAGCGCATTTAGCGCATTAACGACATCCACCTCCAGTTCCCCGGTTCGCGCAATGCTGGTCTCAATATACAGTAAACTGTCGCCTGTCTCACACCCAAAGGGGCCACCGGTATCTGTTGCGGTAAGGAAATAGTATATAAAATCTGTTTTCCCAAGCTGTGAGCTAGCTACTACTCCAGGCGTAGGTGATGGCGGCGGAGTAATGCGCGGCAAATTGGCAACATCACCTTCGAATGTACTCACACTGTCTGCAATCCAGCATTCTTTTCCATCTGAAAGTTGAATGAATAACCAATTCAATTGACCTTCAACCAGCCCGGAAACATGTACGCGTACATTTGCTTCCAGATACCCAGCAATCGGATAGTTTAGATCTGGCCCGGTTCGGCAAACCGCATTGGTATCTACAGATAGCGCCGGGGGCACAACCGAGGGAGTTATAGTGAATGTTGCCGTTGGTGACAATGTTACTGATGGCGTAATGGTCGCCGTGGCGGTGGGTGGAGCAGGGGTCGCGGTTACCGTGGGCGGGAGGGGGGTTTCCGTAGGTGTTACCGTGGGGGAAAGCCGCGGCAAACTGGAAATTTGGCCGGTAAGCGTAACAACGTTATCTGAAATCCAGCAATTTTTTTCATTATCAAGTTGGATCAACCACCAATTAAGCTCCCCTTCAACGACCCCGGAAACATCTGGCATTGCACCTTCAACTAGATATCCGGCAACCGGAAAATCTACACCCGGCTCAACTCGGCAAACAGCGTTCGTATTTACCAAAAGAGAGGGTGGCACAGGCGAGGGCGTTACCGTAAATGTTGCGGTTGGTTCCAACATCGCCGTAGTAGTTGCTGTTGCAGTCGCCGTCGGAGGCACAGTTGTCTCTGTTAGCGTAGGGGGAATATCTGTCTCCGAAAACAGGGGCAGCGTACTAGATGGCGAGACCGTCGGCTCCACAGCCGCAGGGAATGCACAACTTGCCAATAATACAGATAGCAATATCAAGAGTATATTGGAACGGCGAAAATTAACACACATCTTTTTCTTTTCTCCATTGGTAGACAAAAAACGAACCCTATTTCTCATGACAGATTTGAACAGTTCTCTATTCACGTTATTCGCGATATTATACTCTGCATCATAATATAAGTTGCTGCTCACGGAAATAAAACATGAACCGTCTCAAACAAAACTGGCTTTTCATCGCCATCCTGCTGATTTACGCTATCTACGCGGGCATCTACATCTACCAAACCAGTTTCATCATCGAGGGAACGCGCTATTTCGTGCTGTTCGATGATGCCATGATCTCGATGCGCTACGCCAAAAATCTGGCCGAGGGCTACGGCGCGGTATGGAATCCCGGCGAAGCCCCCGTAGAGGGTTATACCAATCCATTGTGGGTTCTATGGATGGCGTTTTTCCATCTATTCCCCATCTCGATGGCAAAAACCAGTCTGGCCGTGCAAATCAGCGGGGCGGTCTTTTTGGCGGTCAATCTCTACTTCGTCCACAGAATTGCTGCCGAACTCTCGAAGAACTGGCTTGTACCGCTCATCGCCGTGGGCCTGACCGCCTTCTACACTCCACTCAACAACTGGGGCCTACAGGGCATGGAAGTCAGCCTGCTGGTGTTGTTACTCAATATCGCCGTATTGAAATTCATCCGAGATATGCAAGCCGAAGCGTTCAGCCCGTGGCCCTTCATCGTGCTCGGATTCAGCACACTGGTACGCATTGACATGATCGTCCCGGCGCTGACCATCACTGGATTTGGCTTTCTCTTCTTACCACGCCATCGCTGGAAACATCTTGCCTGGGGGTTGGGGACGCTGATCGGCTTTATCGGCCTGCAAACCGCCGTCCGGCTGGGGTATTACGGCCAACCGCTGCCCAACACCTATTATCTCAAAGTCAATGGGCTGCCCCTGATGCAACAATTACAGCGCGGCCTGTATGTTTTTACTCAATTCGCCAAAGATATGAACTGGCTCTTGCTCGCCTTGCCCTTTTTGGCTATTTTATGGCGGCGTGAAAAGAAACTTCTCGTATTGGCATTGCTCGTGCTGGCCCAAATTACCTACAGCATCTACGTAGGCGGCGATGCCTGGGAACACAAGGGCGGCGCCAACCGCTATATTGCCATCGCCATCCCGCTCTTTTTTGTGCTATTTGTGTATGCGGTAGAGCAAATCTTGCGGACTATCTTTAACCACGATACCCTAAAGGGCACAGGCGGCACAAAGGGCACTAAGAAGTTCACAAAGGTATTTTTAAATTTTGCGCTGATCGGGTTTTCGCTGGCGGCGTTGGCGAATTTCAACTTCATCCAGCGCGACCCGGCTTATCTGCGGCGCTGGCTGCTGCTCAGGCCGCCCATCTTCATTGAAGGCAACAAGGAAGATACCCGCATTGCGCTGGCCGTGCGCAAAAGCACTACGCCCGATGCCACCATTGCCGTGGTGACTGCCGGGGCAATCCCCTACTTTTCGGAGCGGCCTTCACTCGATCTGCTCGGCAAAAACGACGCCTACATCGCTCAACTTCCCGCTCACACCGCTGTAACGCTCGAAGAGATTCGCCCCGGCCACATGAAGTGGGACTATGACTATTCGATTGGCGAACTCAAACCCGATATGATCGTGCAACTCTGGGGGGATAAAGAAATTGCCTACAACTATATCGAAGAATATTATTCCGTGATTGAAGTGGACGGGATGCTTTTCTCAGCCCGGAGCGATTCTACTGAAATTTTGTGGGATGCTGTTCAGACTCAGCCCTGAGAGGGTTTGTGATTTCCCCAAGAGATAATTTGGCCCAAAGCCGCGGATTCCAGCGCGCCATTCGCCAAACGCTGCGCCCAGATGCCATCTTCGAGGGTACAGATCGGCTTTTCGGTTCCGCGCACCACCCTGATAAAATGCTCCATTTGGTCAAGGAACATCACGTTGCGCTCGTAATTCTCCGGGATGGGGAAATCTGTCCATGCGTCCGCTTCCGCCTGATATATTTTCAGTGTGCTTTGAACATAATCCCAATAAATCGTGCCTTCGGTGCCGATGATCTCTAACTGGTGCGTGTGCGGGCGCTGAATATAACTCAAATGGACACTGCCCAACACGCCATCCACGAAACGCAACCCCATCTCGGCCACGGATTCAACTTCATCAATCTCCAGGGCTTTCACGGGCTGGGTAAAAGCCCATATTCCAACCACATCCCCAAAAAGCCAACGCAAATAATCTAACGGATGCGTCAATGTGAGGATCACACCGCCGCCCAAATCGGCGCGGGCGCTGAAACCCTTGCGGTAATCTTCCCACGGATGCCAGCCAGGCAGGTATTCACCCCAATGGACGCGCGCCGCTACGGGGCCGCCAATGGCGCCTTCGGCGAGCAAAATTTTGGCCTTGCGCAAAAGTGGATGATAGCGGTACTGAAATCCAACCAAAACCTGCCCGCCGCCGCGTTTGACTGCGGCTTCAAGCTCGTCTACGCGTTCCAGGGAGTGCGAAACGGGCTTCTCCATGAAGATATAACAGCCCAGCTCCGCGGCAGGGATGGCGACACCGAGATGCAGCGAAGTCGGGTTGGCAATCACGACAGCATTGGGTTTGTGTGTCAAAGCCGCTTCAATGCTGACTTCAACCGGGTAGTCGGCAATTTCGTCATCGGGCAGCGTGGAGCGTTGGCTACGCAGAAATACAAAGTCGCGCTCCCCGAGGGCATACAAATTACGAAAATGTCGGCGTCCGATGGAGCCGAATCCAGCGATGAGGGTTTTCATGGTCAATTACAGGTTGGTAGGTTGAAAGTTGAAGGTTATCAACATTGCTTATTCATTAAATGGCGCGTATTCCCACTCGTTAAGTACATCGCCAGCGATATCTTTGAAAATTTGTTTGTCGCGTTCTGTAAATAATTCCCGCCACGAACCTGATTTGCCTTTTTTTAGCGGCTCAACGATTTCGCTGGCTTTTTGCTGCTGCCATTTGGCATCGGGGTTTTTGTTAAGCTCGGCGTTCAGAATTTCGTTCAGTTCGGGCAATCTAGTATCTGCACCGAGAAAATCCCACAGGCGCGACATGGATTCCCAGGACGTTTTGAGTATATCTTCGTATCGCACGGCAGCATATTGTTGCTCACCAAAAAGTTCTTTCCCCATTTGATCGGTTTCGGTGACGTTCTCCACCCAGCTTTCAGCCGCCCGTCGAATGGCCTTCTCGGTGAAAATAGAACGCTCACCGCGCATAAACGGTTCGGGATCGCGTTTGAAATCCGCACGGATGGCCCAGTCCTGACGATTAAGGTGTTGCGTAGCATCAATGAAGGCCTGAAAACGATGCGAGACGGCGGCGTCGCGGCCATCGCGCACGATAAAGATCAGCTTGCCATCCGGGAAAATTTTGTGCATCCGGCGCACGGATTCGCCGTTGAGCAGGGCGTTGGGGCTTTTGTCGCCGACGATGCGCGCCCCTTCTTGCCGGGCTTCACGCTCCATCACATATTCGACGGCGGCGCGCAGCATCACGGGCGAAAGATCGCGGCCGCGGTTCCAGCGGTTGCTGCGGCGCGTCAGCCAGGATTCGATCATCGGGCTGTCCACCAGCGCTTCGAGCGTGGGCTGGCGGGTGAAGAAATGCCCCTGATAATTGCAATGCACATCCGGGTGCAGGCGGATCAGCCGCGTGAGCAGCGTGGTCCCTGAGCGGGCGTGACCGTAAAGGAAAAATTTATCCCGCGGAAAGAATTCCTTGAACTCGGCAACTTCTTCGGGGCTGATGGGTGGAACTTCGCCACGTTTTCCAGTAGTTGTTTTTCCGGTAAAAAAAACTTGTGCAACACTTTTGCTTCGGTTAATTATCTTGTGTATCACTTGTGATCCTCGCAAGTTATTTACCACGAAGACACAAAGGCACGAAGAAAAAGCAAATATTTCTTTGTGTCTTCGTGTCTTTGTGGTGAAAACTATCGAATTACTCTCCTGATCCCTTTTTTGATGAGTGGAACATTGAAATTGATCAAAAATCCCAAACGTTTTTCTGTAAGCTTAAGATAGGTCAATAATTGAGCCGTATGAACAGGGGCAATAGACGCAACCGACTTCAACTCACAAATGACCAAATTTTCGACCAGCACATCAATACGAAAACCTTCATCAAACTTGATGCTGTCAAATACAATCGGCACAACCACTTGACGTCGTGCTTCAAAGCCCTGCTTCATCAAAACATGGCAAAAAGCGGCTTCGTAAACACTCTCTAACAATCCC
This genomic window from Chloroflexota bacterium contains:
- a CDS encoding sulfite exporter TauE/SafE family protein, whose amino-acid sequence is MEFPIAGVTVNPIFLIGLGFVVGTLGGFFGVGGGFLTGPVMFWLGVPMNFVVGTDLAYMTGKAMSATRRHRSLGHVDVKLGILMIAGTVLGVECGAQIIEVLEFSGNIDSIIGYIYIVILLSVGGFTGWESLRAIQMVRTDRVDVKDAIGFEGIARRVHRIKIPPMISLPESGIEAISLWVVVGVGFITGLLAGLLGVGGGFIRMPFLVYFIGVPTHIAVGTDLFEIVFSAGFGTITHALKGNVDILMALVMQTGAVLGAQIGASMTRFFAGPRIRLFFSVLPLLGAIMVMLRLLGLTAV
- a CDS encoding Gfo/Idh/MocA family oxidoreductase, with the protein product MKTLIAGFGSIGRRHFRNLYALGERDFVFLRSQRSTLPDDEIADYPVEVSIEAALTHKPNAVVIANPTSLHLGVAIPAAELGCYIFMEKPVSHSLERVDELEAAVKRGGGQVLVGFQYRYHPLLRKAKILLAEGAIGGPVAARVHWGEYLPGWHPWEDYRKGFSARADLGGGVILTLTHPLDYLRWLFGDVVGIWAFTQPVKALEIDEVESVAEMGLRFVDGVLGSVHLSYIQRPHTHQLEIIGTEGTIYWDYVQSTLKIYQAEADAWTDFPIPENYERNVMFLDQMEHFIRVVRGTEKPICTLEDGIWAQRLANGALESAALGQIISWGNHKPSQG
- a CDS encoding sulfotransferase: MIHKIINRSKSVAQVFFTGKTTTGKRGEVPPISPEEVAEFKEFFPRDKFFLYGHARSGTTLLTRLIRLHPDVHCNYQGHFFTRQPTLEALVDSPMIESWLTRRSNRWNRGRDLSPVMLRAAVEYVMEREARQEGARIVGDKSPNALLNGESVRRMHKIFPDGKLIFIVRDGRDAAVSHRFQAFIDATQHLNRQDWAIRADFKRDPEPFMRGERSIFTEKAIRRAAESWVENVTETDQMGKELFGEQQYAAVRYEDILKTSWESMSRLWDFLGADTRLPELNEILNAELNKNPDAKWQQQKASEIVEPLKKGKSGSWRELFTERDKQIFKDIAGDVLNEWEYAPFNE
- a CDS encoding GxxExxY protein, which gives rise to MDAKYTPLSDREEALATAVVDAAYQVHRELGPGLLESVYEAAFCHVLMKQGFEARRQVVVPIVFDSIKFDEGFRIDVLVENLVICELKSVASIAPVHTAQLLTYLKLTEKRLGFLINFNVPLIKKGIRRVIR